The genome window TTCGATCCAATCTAGACTTTCGGAACAAAGACAGTGGCGTATCACCATTCAGGTTATTCTGCTGAACATAAAGACACGAAAGCTTAGGAAGCTGAAGTATGCACGAGGGAAGACATCCTGTTAGATCATTCCAATTTAAATTCAGGTACTCGAGGGAGGGGATTTGACAGATAGATATTGGAATATTCCCTTGTAGTCTGTTCTGAAAAGTGATAAGTATTGAAGGCTTGTTAAACCGGACATGGATACCGGAAGTTGGCCTGTGATATCATTGTCGTTGAGCATCATTATTcttaatttcttaagttttgttaTAGAAGGAGGTATTGACCCTTCGATCGAGCATCCATCAGCTAGGAAAACAGTTAATGAAGTTGAGTTGCTTAAAGAAGGAGGAACCGTTCTACCGACCCGAGTGAAGCTTATGTCAAGATATGTTAACTTTGACCATGGAACAGAAAACATTATAACAAGATCTATGGTCATAGCAGGATTGGTAGAAACAGAAAGTTTTTCGAGTTGAGGAAGATAAGGGATATGACCGTCTAAATCGTTGCCACTAAAGTCAAGAACCGAGAGGGTTGTGAGGTTCGATAGAATATCAGGTATCGAGGAAGTTAGAACGTTAGAACTCATTTCTAGAGTAGAAAGACTAGTAAGATTAAGTAATTGCGCTGTCGGAATTCTTCCTGAAATGTTGCAGTTGGACAATTGAAGTGAGATGAGATTTGAAAGACTTGATATTGTTTTAACCCAATGAAATGATTCCGAGGACTTTGATAGATTAACACCTGTCAATACGAGATATCTGAGACGTCAGAGTCCTTCTAACCACCTTAGATTTGGACTAGACAGATATCCATAGCTTATAAAAGATTAACAGTGAACCAGAATCTAACTTTGGTGGTAATGTCAAGCTAACAGTAAGAGAAGACAAATCGGGGACTAAATTAGCACACGAAAGATCAAGAGACCTTAAAGATGTAAGATTTGAGAATTGCATGTCGATGGAATCTTGAAACATAGAATTCGACAGATTGAGATAAGTCAACTTTGTTAAGTCCGATATCTCAACAGGTAACTTTGAGAACATGAAGTTGTTGAAACTCAGGTCGATATGTTGGATATGATCAAGAGTGAAGAGCAATGGAGATATATTACCTTTAAGGGCAAAATCGGACGCGTTGTTAGAACTTGAAACAACTTCCTTATTGACATTGATCATGACTTCATCCGGATGAGGATTCCAGAGATTGACAACTACAACACGACCTGAACTTGAGCATTTGATTCCTTTCCAGTTGCAACAGTTTTCGCCTTTCCATGAAGATAACCGATTAGATGGATCAGTCAGCAAGGATTTGAAGCTCATTAGAGCTGCTCTTTCTCCTTCATGGCAACCACCAACGAGCGAAAAACAGTAAAATAGAGTAGCAAATATAAGGAAAACTTTCTTTAACCACATGATTTCAAGATGATGAACAATATCCTAGATTGtcaaata of Capsicum annuum cultivar UCD-10X-F1 unplaced genomic scaffold, UCD10Xv1.1 ctg80917, whole genome shotgun sequence contains these proteins:
- the LOC124895264 gene encoding leucine-rich repeat receptor protein kinase EMS1-like, whose amino-acid sequence is MWLKKVFLIFATLFYCFSLVGGCHEGERAALMSFKSLLTDPSNRLSSWKGENCCNWKGIKCSSSGRVVVVNLWNPHPDEVMINVNKEVVSSSNNASDFALKGNISPLLFTLDHIQHIDLSFNNFMFSKLPVEISDLTKLTYLNLSNSMFQDSIDMQFSNLTSLRSLDLSCANLVPDLSSLTVSLTLPPKLDSGVNLSKSSESFHWVKTISSLSNLISLQLSNCNISGRIPTAQLLNLTSLSTLEMSSNVLTSSIPDILSNLTTLSVLDFSGNDLDGHIPYLPQLEKLSVSTNPAMTIDLVIMFSVPWSKLTYLDISFTRVGRTVPPSLSNSTSLTVFLADGCSIEGSIPPSITKLKKLRIMMLNDNDITGQLPNRLQGNIPISICQIPSLEYLNLNWNDLTGCLPSCILQLPKLSCLYVQQNNLNGDTPLSLFRKSRLDRISFGVSGLSVEINDQDQSLVQTFQPEILEFTSCNMRGEIPKFFSNLTILVILILANNSLSGAIPYWLFNLPALSVLDLSMNNFKGVIPPTIQLKSSPYPTIISLADNNLQGPIPSKFENVNVINLSLTNLVGSIPTQIGE